The following are encoded in a window of Thermomicrobiales bacterium genomic DNA:
- a CDS encoding ATP-grasp domain-containing protein, giving the protein MDCETIAADCDVVGLLAVEFSQTDGKLLINEIATRPHNSGHFRSKARSPQFEQHLRSVLDLPSGSATCRAVGRHRASVGG; this is encoded by the coding sequence GTGGATTGTGAAACGATCGCGGCCGATTGTGATGTGGTCGGTTTGTTGGCAGTCGAGTTTTCCCAGACCGACGGCAAGCTGCTGATCAACGAGATTGCGACGAGGCCGCACAACTCCGGTCACTTTCGATCGAAGGCGCGGTCACCTCAGTTCGAGCAGCATCTTCGTTCGGTTCTGGACCTGCCCAGCGGGAGCGCGACTTGCCGCGCCGTGGGCCGTCACCGAGCATCGGTGGGTGGATGA